One Candidatus Omnitrophota bacterium DNA window includes the following coding sequences:
- a CDS encoding type I polyketide synthase yields MESNDNLLRLKRALLALKEMQAQLDAIKKLKSEPIAIIGMGCRFPGGADDPESFWRLLANGVDAITDVPPDRWDAKAYYDPDPNAAGKMVTRYGGFLRVIDQFDAQFFGLSPRETISLDPQQRFLLETAWEALENAGIAPENLAGKPVGVFVGISSNDYSQLLLDRDPAEYDLYMGSGNAHSVAAGRLSYFLGFHGPCLALDTACSSSLVAVHFASQSLRNRECDCALAAGVNLILTPAVTINHCRAKMLAPDGRCKTFDASADGFVRSDGCGVVALKRLSDALADGDSIYAVIRGSAVNQDGRTSGLTVPNGLAQQAVIRKALMDAGVKPEEIDYVEAHGTGTSLGDPIEMEALGAVFGDGRRRDNPLIVSSVKTNIGHLEAAAGIAGLMKAALSLQRREIPPHLHFNTPNPLIPWDRLPVKIPTTQTPWPVASSPRRAGVSSFGFGGTNAHVVLEEAPPLEEPPQSAERPAHLLALSAKTEEALKASAVRYENYLSEHPSARFPDVCFTANAGRSHFAHRLVLIAADAAEVRGMLAEFNAGRQPTGAAQGKAPSSEPLEAAFLFTGQGSQYVNMGRELYETHLLFRRTLQRCDEILRPYLDKSLLSILYPQAETTSLLDETAYAQPTLFALEVALAELWRSWGIAPAVVMGHSVGEYAAACLAGVFSLEEGLKLIAARGRLMQALPRDGAMAAAFTDEERATAVIRNYPHELSIAALNGSHVVLSGQRKALEPVCRELNAEGIRTQALNVSHAFHSPLIEPMLDEFERIAAEIAFSSPQIDLISNLTGRMTDEKITSPGYWRRHARWPVRFSESMETLRQRGCKVFIEIGPKPVLLGMSRQCLPDEERLWLPSLRQGASDWRRMLESLGVLYANGFSVNWMQVDQGFHRRKLRLPTYPFQRQRYWVKTAQRANRVPLDAAPSPLSNRLYAIEWIAKPHISSATFSLLSPQIIAKRLLPPLAEELRQPEYVSYGKVLKELEALSIPFIINAFRRLDWDLTIGERFTAENKRKKLRIADCYSQSFNRFLEIASQQNIFQKRGEEWEIVSPLKITDAHARIYELLAQYPAASSELSLLDRCGSRLAEILQGRCDPLELLFPKEGLSNLDGVYRDSPGPRLMNALLQKALTMALTASRPERKWRILEIGAGTGGTTSYLLPHLPPERTEYVFTDLSPLFVNMAREKFHEYPFIRYQVFDAERSPLSQNLEPHSFDMVIAFNVLHATKDLRQTLSHIQQALAPGGMLFLLENTSQQAWVELIWGLTDGWRRFADFDLRPFHPLLNEAQWLHLLRESDFVNPASISPAQAGCEVLAKQAVFIAQAPGKAAPAAKARGTWLLFADAQGLAKQIAALIEEKGENSVLVYPGAVFEHRNEKDYRIDPANREDYRRLLSELKKNTSPLRSIAYLWSLDNADADHLSVEDLQAATVKDAGCVLRLVQSLSLWVSPPPRLWLATRSAQPVIEGDRLSGLAQSPQWGLGKTIALEHPEFWGGIVDLPSPALPTDALTLLAELLDPDGEDHIAYRNSRRYAARLVRRPPSAVRRPAISADGAYLITGGLGALGLQAAHWLASQGARRLALVGRQGSSSEAARQTVRDLQAAGVEILVISADVSNERDMQNLFAQLKSWAPLRGIVHAAGIPGYRPLAEMEVGDIQRMFASKTAGTWRLHQYAKNLDLDFFVCYSSMVSLWGAKGQGHYAAANLFLDAFAHYRLAHNLPAQSINWGPIIGGGMFSPDDQDELARIGVTASPLSDSASTLQAMMESDIVSAAVADIDWRLFKGAYEARGRRLLFERMETSREDSPSTKTAKKETLLEQIGQAPLSRRRELLNSHLQNALASVLGIESSKTLDPQRGFFDMGMDSLTAIELKNRLENDLGVSLPSTLAFDHSTLQTLADYLIKDKLDIAFRNEPMEVERKKESPFSASDLQQLSEAEAEALLIKKLESLE; encoded by the coding sequence ATGGAATCGAACGATAATCTCTTGCGCCTCAAACGCGCCCTGCTGGCGTTGAAAGAGATGCAAGCCCAACTGGACGCCATAAAGAAGTTGAAGTCGGAGCCTATCGCCATTATCGGCATGGGCTGCCGTTTTCCCGGCGGAGCAGACGATCCCGAATCCTTCTGGCGCCTGCTGGCTAATGGCGTCGACGCCATAACGGATGTTCCGCCGGATCGCTGGGATGCGAAGGCGTATTACGATCCCGATCCCAACGCGGCGGGAAAAATGGTTACCCGGTATGGCGGCTTTTTACGCGTTATCGACCAATTCGATGCCCAGTTTTTCGGCCTATCGCCCCGCGAGACTATTTCTCTCGATCCCCAGCAACGGTTTTTGCTAGAAACAGCGTGGGAAGCGTTGGAAAACGCAGGAATCGCGCCTGAGAACTTGGCGGGTAAACCCGTGGGCGTTTTCGTCGGCATCAGCAGCAACGATTATTCCCAACTCCTATTGGATCGCGACCCGGCGGAATACGATCTCTATATGGGTTCGGGTAACGCCCACAGCGTGGCGGCGGGACGCTTGTCCTATTTTCTCGGCTTTCATGGACCATGCCTCGCTTTGGATACGGCGTGTTCCTCGTCTCTAGTCGCAGTTCATTTTGCTAGTCAAAGTTTAAGAAACCGGGAATGCGATTGCGCCTTGGCGGCGGGAGTGAATCTAATTCTGACTCCCGCCGTTACTATCAATCACTGCCGGGCGAAAATGCTGGCGCCAGACGGACGCTGCAAGACTTTCGACGCCTCTGCCGATGGATTCGTCCGATCCGACGGCTGCGGCGTCGTCGCGCTTAAGCGCTTGTCCGATGCGCTGGCCGATGGCGATTCCATCTATGCCGTCATTCGCGGTTCCGCCGTCAACCAAGACGGACGAACCAGCGGTTTGACGGTTCCCAACGGTTTGGCGCAGCAAGCCGTCATCCGCAAAGCCTTGATGGACGCGGGAGTGAAGCCGGAGGAAATAGATTACGTCGAAGCGCATGGCACAGGCACCTCTCTCGGCGATCCCATCGAAATGGAAGCGTTAGGCGCTGTCTTCGGCGATGGGCGCCGCCGGGATAATCCTCTTATTGTAAGTTCAGTAAAAACGAATATCGGCCACCTCGAAGCCGCCGCTGGCATTGCGGGATTGATGAAAGCGGCGCTCTCGCTGCAACGCCGGGAAATTCCACCGCATCTTCATTTCAATACGCCCAATCCCCTCATTCCTTGGGATCGCTTACCGGTGAAGATTCCCACAACGCAAACGCCCTGGCCCGTCGCTAGCAGCCCTCGCCGGGCGGGAGTCAGCTCCTTCGGTTTCGGCGGCACGAACGCGCATGTGGTATTGGAAGAAGCGCCGCCGCTGGAAGAACCACCGCAATCTGCGGAACGCCCGGCGCATCTTCTCGCGCTTTCGGCGAAAACGGAGGAAGCGCTGAAAGCCTCCGCCGTTCGTTATGAAAACTATCTGTCCGAGCATCCCAGCGCCCGTTTTCCCGACGTATGTTTTACGGCCAACGCCGGTCGTTCGCACTTCGCCCATCGGCTCGTTCTAATCGCCGCCGACGCCGCCGAGGTGCGGGGGATGCTTGCCGAGTTCAACGCCGGGCGCCAACCAACGGGCGCGGCGCAGGGAAAAGCGCCGTCATCGGAACCGTTGGAAGCGGCTTTTCTCTTCACCGGCCAAGGATCACAATATGTAAATATGGGGCGGGAATTATACGAAACCCATCTGCTCTTTCGCCGAACGCTGCAACGCTGCGATGAAATCCTGCGTCCTTATTTGGATAAATCGTTGCTTTCTATTCTTTATCCGCAAGCGGAGACGACATCGCTTCTCGATGAGACGGCTTACGCGCAACCCACCCTATTCGCATTGGAAGTTGCGCTCGCGGAATTATGGCGCTCGTGGGGAATCGCGCCCGCCGTCGTCATGGGGCACAGCGTGGGAGAATACGCCGCCGCTTGCCTGGCGGGCGTTTTTTCGTTGGAGGAAGGATTGAAACTAATTGCTGCCCGCGGGCGCCTGATGCAAGCGCTGCCCCGCGACGGCGCTATGGCGGCGGCCTTTACGGACGAAGAACGCGCAACGGCGGTTATTCGCAATTATCCACATGAACTATCCATCGCCGCGCTGAATGGCTCTCACGTCGTCTTATCGGGACAACGGAAAGCGTTGGAACCGGTTTGTCGCGAATTGAATGCGGAGGGAATCAGGACGCAAGCGTTGAATGTTTCTCATGCTTTTCATTCGCCGCTTATAGAACCGATGTTGGACGAATTCGAACGTATCGCCGCCGAAATCGCATTTTCCTCGCCGCAAATCGATTTGATCTCTAATCTCACAGGTCGAATGACGGATGAAAAAATAACCTCGCCCGGCTATTGGCGGCGCCATGCGCGATGGCCGGTGCGATTTTCCGAAAGCATGGAAACGCTGCGCCAGCGGGGATGCAAAGTTTTTATCGAAATCGGCCCCAAGCCGGTTCTCTTAGGCATGAGCCGCCAATGCTTGCCGGATGAAGAGCGCCTCTGGTTACCCAGTCTGCGCCAAGGCGCATCGGATTGGCGGCGGATGCTGGAAAGTTTGGGGGTATTGTACGCCAACGGTTTTTCTGTGAATTGGATGCAAGTGGATCAAGGTTTCCATCGGCGCAAACTGCGTTTGCCAACCTATCCTTTCCAACGCCAGCGCTATTGGGTAAAAACAGCGCAACGCGCAAACCGCGTTCCTTTGGACGCCGCGCCGTCTCCCTTATCCAATCGACTTTATGCCATCGAATGGATCGCCAAACCGCACATCAGCAGCGCAACGTTTTCCCTTCTTTCGCCGCAGATTATAGCCAAGCGCCTGCTGCCTCCACTGGCCGAAGAACTTCGCCAGCCGGAATATGTATCCTATGGCAAAGTATTAAAGGAACTCGAAGCCCTCAGCATTCCTTTCATAATAAACGCATTCCGTCGCCTGGATTGGGATTTGACGATAGGCGAGCGCTTTACGGCGGAAAACAAGCGAAAAAAACTGAGAATCGCCGATTGTTATTCGCAGTCCTTTAATCGTTTTTTGGAAATCGCATCCCAACAGAATATTTTCCAAAAACGCGGCGAGGAATGGGAAATCGTCTCGCCGCTAAAAATCACAGACGCTCATGCGCGGATTTACGAATTGTTGGCGCAATATCCCGCAGCGTCGAGCGAACTATCTTTGCTCGACCGCTGCGGATCGCGATTGGCCGAGATATTACAAGGACGCTGCGATCCTTTGGAATTATTGTTTCCCAAAGAAGGTTTATCTAACCTGGATGGCGTTTATCGGGATTCGCCCGGCCCCCGGTTGATGAACGCCTTGCTGCAAAAGGCGCTGACGATGGCCTTGACCGCATCGCGGCCGGAACGAAAATGGCGCATTCTGGAAATCGGCGCTGGAACCGGCGGAACGACATCTTATCTGCTCCCTCATCTGCCGCCGGAACGGACTGAATATGTTTTTACGGATTTATCGCCGCTCTTCGTCAATATGGCGCGGGAAAAATTCCACGAATATCCATTTATCAGATATCAGGTTTTCGACGCCGAACGATCGCCCTTATCGCAAAACCTAGAGCCTCATTCATTCGACATGGTCATCGCTTTCAACGTTTTGCACGCAACGAAGGATTTACGGCAAACGTTAAGCCATATCCAGCAAGCGTTGGCGCCCGGCGGCATGTTGTTCTTATTGGAAAATACTTCACAACAGGCATGGGTGGAATTGATTTGGGGATTGACGGATGGCTGGCGGCGCTTCGCCGATTTCGATTTGCGTCCTTTTCATCCTTTATTGAACGAAGCGCAATGGCTGCACCTTTTGCGTGAATCGGATTTTGTCAATCCGGCATCGATCTCTCCCGCGCAGGCGGGATGCGAGGTTTTAGCCAAACAAGCCGTCTTCATCGCGCAAGCGCCGGGAAAAGCGGCGCCCGCCGCGAAGGCGCGGGGAACATGGCTGCTCTTCGCCGATGCGCAAGGACTGGCGAAACAGATAGCCGCTCTGATTGAAGAGAAAGGCGAGAACAGCGTCCTCGTTTATCCCGGCGCCGTCTTCGAACACCGAAACGAAAAGGATTATCGAATCGATCCCGCCAACCGCGAAGATTATCGCCGCCTTTTGTCGGAATTGAAAAAGAATACTTCCCCTTTGCGCAGCATTGCCTATCTATGGAGTTTGGATAACGCCGATGCGGACCATTTGTCCGTCGAGGATTTGCAAGCCGCAACCGTGAAAGATGCGGGATGCGTCTTGCGTCTGGTTCAATCGTTATCGTTATGGGTAAGCCCGCCGCCGCGCCTATGGCTGGCGACTCGCTCCGCTCAACCGGTTATCGAAGGAGATCGTCTCTCCGGTTTAGCTCAATCTCCGCAATGGGGTTTGGGTAAAACAATAGCCTTGGAGCATCCCGAATTTTGGGGCGGCATAGTGGACTTGCCATCGCCAGCGCTGCCAACCGATGCGTTGACGCTGCTGGCCGAGCTGCTGGATCCAGATGGCGAGGATCATATCGCTTATCGCAACAGCCGCCGTTACGCCGCCCGCCTCGTTCGCCGTCCTCCCTCCGCCGTTCGCCGTCCCGCCATCTCCGCCGATGGCGCCTATCTGATAACCGGCGGCCTGGGCGCATTGGGATTGCAGGCGGCGCATTGGCTGGCATCGCAAGGCGCCAGACGATTGGCGTTGGTTGGCCGTCAAGGTTCATCCAGCGAAGCGGCGCGGCAAACCGTGCGGGATTTGCAAGCGGCGGGCGTTGAAATTCTTGTGATTTCTGCGGATGTTTCCAACGAGCGGGATATGCAAAATCTCTTCGCGCAATTGAAATCCTGGGCGCCACTGCGGGGAATCGTACACGCCGCCGGAATCCCCGGATATCGTCCATTAGCGGAGATGGAGGTCGGCGATATCCAACGGATGTTCGCATCAAAGACGGCGGGAACATGGCGGCTTCATCAATATGCGAAGAATTTGGATTTGGACTTTTTCGTATGTTATTCCTCGATGGTTTCGCTTTGGGGCGCCAAAGGACAAGGGCATTACGCGGCGGCGAATCTATTTTTGGACGCCTTCGCCCACTATCGCCTCGCCCATAATCTACCCGCGCAAAGCATCAATTGGGGACCGATCATAGGCGGCGGCATGTTCTCTCCCGATGATCAAGACGAATTGGCGCGTATCGGCGTTACGGCATCGCCGCTCAGCGATTCGGCGTCAACATTGCAAGCCATGATGGAATCGGATATAGTCTCCGCCGCCGTCGCGGATATCGATTGGCGTTTGTTTAAAGGCGCCTATGAAGCCAGAGGGCGGCGTTTATTGTTCGAGCGTATGGAAACAAGCCGAGAAGACAGCCCATCAACAAAAACAGCGAAAAAGGAAACTCTTCTCGAACAGATTGGCCAAGCGCCGCTGAGCCGCCGCCGGGAATTATTGAATTCGCACTTGCAAAACGCGCTCGCTTCCGTGTTGGGGATCGAATCGTCAAAAACGCTCGATCCCCAGCGGGGTTTCTTCGATATGGGAATGGACTCGCTAACAGCCATCGAACTGAAAAACCGCTTAGAAAACGATCTCGGCGTCTCTCTGCCCTCAACGCTGGCCTTCGATCATTCCACGCTGCAAACCTTGGCGGATTATTTAATAAAAGACAAATTGGATATTGCGTTTCGGAATGAACCGATGGAGGTTGAACGAAAAAAAGAATCGCCCTTCTCGGCCTCTGATTTGCAACAACTCTCCGAAGCGGAAGCGGAAGCGCTTCTCATCAAAAAATTAGAATCGCTTGAATGA